A part of Senegalia massiliensis genomic DNA contains:
- a CDS encoding carboxymuconolactone decarboxylase family protein: MADVRKMLNDFTGGLEELAESNEKHVGAFMGLLEASYEPGALDLKTKELMSIAIGCYNRCEYCIVFHTYKALEAGATREEILESAMVAVAFGGGPSIAYSVTLLKESLNEFEKDFK; the protein is encoded by the coding sequence ATGGCAGATGTAAGAAAAATGTTAAATGATTTCACAGGTGGATTAGAAGAACTAGCAGAATCTAACGAAAAGCATGTAGGTGCTTTTATGGGCCTTTTAGAAGCATCCTATGAACCTGGAGCATTAGATTTAAAAACTAAAGAATTAATGAGTATAGCTATAGGTTGCTATAATAGATGTGAATATTGTATTGTCTTCCATACTTATAAAGCACTTGAAGCAGGAGCAACAAGAGAAGAGATTCTTGAATCAGCAATGGTAGCTGTAGCTTTTGGTGGCGGCCCTTCAATTGCATATAGTGTAACATTACTAAAAGAGTCATTGAATGAATTTGAAAAAGACTTTAAATAA
- a CDS encoding MarR family winged helix-turn-helix transcriptional regulator: protein MTDNSTKIITETFDKILNEKGVTRVQWIALYYLGKNNNVNQRDLAKLMNIKESTIARLIDRMEREKLVIRKKNQSDKRVINIILTQKGKETRIELLPEGEKFNELVSTGIKEDELEIFMNVLHKMVSNVSKHNI, encoded by the coding sequence ATTACAGATAACTCGACTAAAATCATTACTGAAACATTTGATAAAATACTTAATGAAAAAGGAGTTACTAGAGTGCAATGGATTGCACTATATTATTTAGGAAAAAACAATAATGTTAATCAAAGAGATTTAGCAAAACTTATGAATATTAAAGAATCTACTATAGCTAGATTAATAGATAGAATGGAAAGAGAAAAATTAGTTATACGTAAAAAAAATCAATCTGATAAAAGAGTTATAAATATAATATTAACTCAAAAAGGAAAAGAAACAAGAATAGAACTTTTACCTGAGGGAGAAAAATTTAATGAATTAGTATCAACAGGTATAAAAGAAGATGAATTGGAAATATTCATGAATGTACTTCATAAAATGGTTTCAAATGTAAGTAAACATAATATCTAA
- a CDS encoding MATE family efflux transporter, giving the protein MDYAEKRKLILKGDMAKVILTLSVPLMINNLIQTIYNLTDTFFVSRLGDIEVNAVGFVWPIIFFMMSIAVGLSISGTALISQYTGANDHEQAKVVAGQIISFSFISSTVLGILGFFTTPFIVSIMGAEGELFNYSVDFLRIILLGLPTMFIFFAFKAIKQGQGDTYTPMVLVAFSVALNIILDPIFIFVFNLGVSGAAIATVLARGILALYAMYILFTKDDGIKLNKCHLKVKKYWLKKIILVGLPSSIGQSTASLGFAVLNVFVKSFGSATLTAFIIGNRINSLILMPAMGIGSALATIVGQNLGKDNILRARKAVKTSAALATIFLIIGGSIVFITAPQIINLFTNSKDVISQATFYLRVISASLPLMGIFQIFNGTFQGSGHTIMAMLIMGSRLWVFRIPLILIFKNFTNLGEKSVWFAMILSNASVCLIGFILYLSRKWENKIIKKEFS; this is encoded by the coding sequence ATGGACTATGCCGAGAAACGTAAACTAATATTAAAAGGAGATATGGCAAAAGTCATATTAACTTTATCTGTTCCACTTATGATAAATAATTTAATACAGACAATTTATAACTTAACAGATACTTTTTTTGTAAGTAGGCTTGGAGATATAGAAGTAAATGCAGTTGGTTTTGTATGGCCAATTATCTTTTTTATGATGTCGATTGCAGTAGGCCTTTCAATATCAGGAACAGCTCTAATTTCTCAATATACAGGTGCTAATGATCATGAGCAAGCAAAAGTTGTTGCTGGACAAATTATTTCATTTTCTTTTATTTCTTCTACAGTTTTAGGAATATTAGGTTTTTTTACTACCCCATTTATCGTTTCAATAATGGGAGCAGAAGGAGAGTTATTTAATTATAGTGTAGATTTTTTAAGAATAATACTTTTAGGGCTTCCAACTATGTTTATATTTTTTGCTTTTAAAGCAATAAAGCAAGGTCAAGGGGATACTTATACTCCTATGGTTCTTGTAGCTTTTTCGGTAGCATTGAATATAATTTTAGATCCTATTTTTATTTTTGTATTTAATTTAGGAGTAAGCGGTGCTGCAATTGCTACAGTTTTAGCAAGAGGAATACTTGCACTATATGCCATGTATATTTTATTTACAAAAGATGATGGTATAAAATTAAATAAGTGTCATTTGAAAGTTAAAAAATATTGGCTTAAAAAGATTATTTTAGTAGGCCTTCCCTCTTCAATTGGTCAATCTACTGCTTCTCTTGGATTTGCTGTATTAAATGTATTTGTAAAATCATTTGGAAGTGCTACACTTACAGCATTTATAATTGGTAATAGAATAAATTCACTTATTCTCATGCCTGCTATGGGGATAGGTAGTGCACTTGCTACAATAGTAGGACAAAATTTAGGTAAGGATAATATTTTAAGGGCAAGAAAAGCTGTAAAAACTAGTGCAGCACTTGCTACGATATTTTTAATTATAGGTGGATCTATTGTATTTATAACAGCACCACAAATTATAAATTTATTTACAAATAGTAAAGATGTAATATCACAAGCCACATTTTATTTAAGAGTTATATCTGCTTCTCTACCTTTAATGGGAATATTTCAAATATTTAATGGTACTTTTCAAGGCTCTGGACATACTATCATGGCAATGCTTATTATGGGTTCCAGACTATGGGTATTTAGGATACCTTTGATACTCATATTTAAAAACTTTACCAATTTAGGTGAAAAATCAGTATGGTTTGCAATGATATTAAGTAATGCATCTGTATGTTTAATAGGATTTATTCTTTATTTATCTAGAAAATGGGAAAATAAAATAATAAAAAAAGAATTTAGTTAA
- a CDS encoding cupin domain-containing protein: MIVSHEKNIEKVEFDNPEVKGASMKAIISPKEGWEGHVMRVMEVEEEGYTPKHSHPWPHINYMLEGKGILFIDGKEHEVEKGSYAYVPENKLHQFKNVGKGKFKFICIVPEKGHK; this comes from the coding sequence ATGATAGTATCTCATGAAAAGAATATAGAGAAAGTAGAATTTGATAATCCAGAAGTAAAAGGTGCATCAATGAAAGCTATAATATCACCAAAAGAAGGATGGGAAGGTCACGTAATGAGAGTGATGGAGGTAGAAGAAGAGGGCTATACTCCAAAGCATAGTCATCCATGGCCTCATATTAATTATATGTTAGAAGGAAAAGGAATACTATTTATAGATGGAAAAGAACATGAAGTTGAGAAAGGTTCATATGCATATGTACCTGAAAATAAACTTCATCAATTTAAAAATGTAGGCAAAGGTAAGTTTAAATTTATATGTATAGTACCTGAAAAAGGGCATAAATAG
- a CDS encoding Crp/Fnr family transcriptional regulator, with protein MSNCNGVCDLCQGKYCAKKVSIFSILPEEELAQITNKLEVRKYKKNDMLFFEGDISDKLFLINKGKIKAFKYTRDGKEQIIYILAEGDFIGDMSLIKQSEFKFNAIAMEDSTISILTKKDFDKILLNNPTIALKILGVIHDRVVNLENQIQRLGTKDIESRLAGLLLSLIKDFGTPKESIVELEIPLSREDMANYIGSTRETVSRKLSSLQDDNIIELIGNKKIIIKDLNLLENLA; from the coding sequence ATGAGCAATTGTAATGGAGTTTGTGATTTATGCCAAGGGAAATATTGTGCTAAAAAAGTATCTATATTTTCCATACTTCCAGAAGAGGAGCTTGCACAAATTACAAATAAATTAGAAGTAAGAAAATACAAAAAAAATGATATGCTCTTTTTTGAAGGAGATATTTCAGATAAATTATTTTTAATAAATAAAGGTAAAATAAAAGCTTTTAAATATACACGAGATGGAAAAGAACAAATTATATATATATTAGCAGAAGGTGATTTTATAGGAGATATGAGTCTTATAAAACAAAGTGAATTTAAATTTAATGCTATAGCTATGGAAGATAGCACAATATCAATACTAACTAAAAAAGATTTTGACAAAATACTTTTAAATAACCCTACAATTGCATTAAAAATATTAGGTGTAATTCATGATAGAGTAGTAAATTTAGAAAATCAAATACAAAGGCTAGGAACAAAAGATATTGAATCTAGACTTGCAGGACTACTTTTAAGTTTAATTAAAGATTTTGGTACACCCAAAGAAAGTATAGTAGAACTTGAGATACCACTTAGTAGAGAAGATATGGCAAATTATATAGGATCAACCAGAGAAACAGTTAGTAGAAAGTTAAGTTCACTTCAAGATGATAATATAATAGAATTAATAGGGAATAAGAAAATAATTATAAAAGATTTAAATTTACTTGAAAACTTAGCTTAG
- a CDS encoding 4Fe-4S dicluster domain-containing protein yields MKKIDERDTMFSRMNLEEGSKDYNNYYNNHPEKKEKDDEIRNKPEICGEGTATYDPINSKIAEANFKFLNDIKKISEGIPALEKVDVNSETITRRIKGLSKHFGAVKVGITRMRNYHWYSNRGRDNETYGDKVNSNHKYGIVFAVKMDKEMLNRSPQVSEIIDTSNAYVKASIIGMQISYFLRELGYEARNHMDANYLAVLPLVARDAGIGDIGRNGIIITKEYGQMIRLGLITTNIPLIEDEYKDFGLNNFCERCNRCLRTCPGKAIPKDKKDINGINRWQINQEDCYNMWRILGTDCGICISSCPFSQGVDIENIKSNKDIDEALKEHDEKYGIRPYIRTQPEWLK; encoded by the coding sequence ATGAAAAAAATAGATGAAAGAGATACTATGTTTTCACGTATGAATTTAGAAGAAGGTTCTAAGGACTATAATAATTATTATAATAATCATCCTGAGAAAAAAGAAAAAGATGATGAAATTAGAAATAAACCTGAAATTTGTGGAGAAGGAACTGCCACATATGATCCAATAAATTCTAAAATAGCTGAAGCAAACTTTAAATTTTTAAATGATATAAAAAAAATATCAGAAGGAATTCCTGCACTTGAAAAGGTGGATGTGAATAGTGAAACTATCACTAGAAGAATAAAAGGTCTTTCAAAACACTTTGGTGCTGTCAAGGTAGGTATTACGAGAATGCGAAATTATCATTGGTATTCTAATAGAGGTAGGGATAATGAAACTTATGGTGATAAAGTAAATTCAAACCATAAATATGGTATAGTTTTTGCTGTTAAAATGGATAAGGAAATGTTAAATAGATCCCCACAAGTCTCAGAAATCATAGATACTTCAAATGCCTATGTAAAAGCAAGTATTATTGGAATGCAGATATCATATTTTTTAAGAGAACTTGGGTATGAAGCTAGAAATCATATGGATGCAAATTATTTAGCTGTATTACCGCTTGTAGCAAGAGATGCAGGTATTGGAGATATAGGAAGAAATGGAATAATCATCACAAAAGAATATGGTCAAATGATAAGACTTGGACTAATTACTACAAATATACCTTTAATAGAAGATGAATATAAAGACTTTGGTTTAAATAATTTTTGTGAGAGATGTAATAGATGCTTGAGAACTTGTCCAGGCAAGGCTATACCAAAAGATAAAAAAGATATAAATGGTATAAATAGGTGGCAAATAAATCAGGAAGATTGCTATAATATGTGGAGAATATTAGGAACAGATTGTGGAATTTGTATATCTAGTTGTCCTTTTAGCCAAGGTGTTGATATTGAAAATATAAAGAGTAATAAAGACATAGATGAAGCATTGAAAGAGCATGATGAAAAATATGGCATAAGACCATATATAAGAACACAACCTGAATGGTTGAAATAA
- a CDS encoding cob(I)yrinic acid a,c-diamide adenosyltransferase translates to MRVYTKTGDKGKTSLYDSKRVFKDSIRVESYGTIDELNSYLGLTKNFIEDKKVYDLLNKIQRKLFDVAAELATEDKSKLKFEMTEDEVIFLENKIDEYLDMVETPDYFIIPGAGKAAGFLHVSRTICRRAERRIITLAREADVNEHLLKYVNRLSDLLYSLSRYIEDGYEEVDFNN, encoded by the coding sequence ATGAGAGTATATACTAAAACAGGTGATAAAGGTAAAACTAGTCTTTATGATAGTAAAAGAGTTTTTAAAGATAGTATAAGAGTAGAGTCTTATGGAACAATTGATGAGTTGAATTCATATTTAGGTTTAACTAAAAACTTTATTGAAGATAAAAAAGTGTATGATTTATTAAATAAGATTCAAAGAAAATTATTTGATGTAGCAGCAGAACTTGCTACAGAAGATAAATCAAAGCTTAAGTTTGAAATGACAGAAGATGAAGTAATATTTTTAGAAAATAAAATTGATGAATATTTAGATATGGTAGAAACTCCTGATTATTTTATAATACCTGGAGCAGGAAAAGCTGCGGGATTTCTACATGTAAGTAGAACTATATGTAGAAGAGCAGAAAGAAGAATAATTACACTTGCAAGAGAAGCTGATGTAAATGAACATTTATTAAAATATGTTAATAGACTCTCAGATTTACTTTATTCTTTATCTAGATATATTGAAGATGGATATGAAGAAGTAGATTTTAATAATTAA
- a CDS encoding PP2C family protein-serine/threonine phosphatase, with protein sequence MSINNSIEMFLNKDHINNQKLTRNILDSMADWVRVIDRNGIVIYENETMKKELGFNSLGKSCYFSLGRTCECNRCITQTTFQTEAISEKEQIINGRVFSIKSSPVKDNDGNIYAVVEVFRDITKEKHLEKQVIDRNRKMNKDIKYSRALQKRILPPKGNYGSVSIDYIYKPSEVLSGDMFDVFNINERYTGIYISDVVGHGVSASILTMFVRQTMRAIMDTTIQPSNVLKELHQSFLDLNIDDDKYFTIIYGVLDKRKGTFTYANAGHNSLPLLLRNNSIEVLENTGFPICYLFDDINYNEKTIKVQKNDKILFYTDGIIELRNKFGEQYGIERLKNSIKDKKGNLIKYILKSMNCFHYDEPQDDIALLKVRMN encoded by the coding sequence TTGAGTATTAATAATAGTATTGAAATGTTTTTAAATAAAGATCATATTAATAATCAAAAATTAACTCGTAATATATTAGATAGTATGGCTGACTGGGTAAGAGTTATAGATAGAAATGGAATAGTTATATATGAAAATGAAACTATGAAAAAAGAGCTTGGCTTTAATTCTTTAGGAAAATCATGCTATTTTTCTCTTGGAAGAACTTGTGAATGTAACAGATGTATAACTCAAACTACATTTCAAACAGAAGCTATATCTGAAAAAGAACAAATTATAAATGGAAGAGTATTTTCTATAAAAAGCTCTCCAGTTAAGGATAATGACGGAAATATATATGCAGTTGTGGAAGTGTTTAGAGATATAACAAAGGAAAAGCATCTTGAAAAACAAGTAATAGACAGAAATAGAAAGATGAACAAAGATATTAAATATTCTAGAGCATTGCAAAAAAGAATTTTACCTCCAAAAGGCAATTATGGCTCTGTATCTATTGATTATATATACAAACCTTCAGAAGTATTAAGTGGGGACATGTTTGATGTATTTAATATCAATGAAAGGTATACAGGTATCTATATATCTGATGTAGTGGGTCATGGAGTATCAGCTTCTATACTTACTATGTTTGTAAGACAGACCATGAGAGCAATAATGGATACCACAATACAACCTTCCAATGTATTGAAGGAATTACATCAGAGTTTTCTAGACTTAAACATAGATGATGATAAATATTTTACAATAATTTATGGAGTATTAGATAAAAGGAAAGGTACATTTACCTACGCAAATGCTGGACATAATAGTTTACCTTTATTATTGAGAAATAATAGTATAGAAGTTTTAGAAAATACTGGATTTCCAATATGTTATTTGTTTGATGATATAAATTATAATGAAAAGACTATAAAAGTACAAAAAAATGATAAAATATTATTTTATACAGATGGCATAATAGAACTTCGAAATAAATTTGGAGAACAATATGGAATAGAAAGATTAAAAAATAGTATTAAGGATAAAAAAGGTAATCTTATAAAATATATTTTAAAATCAATGAATTGTTTTCATTATGATGAACCACAAGATGATATAGCTTTATTAAAAGTTAGAATGAATTAA
- the asnA gene encoding aspartate--ammonia ligase: protein MDTKLIIPSNYKPTLNLKQTEIAIKTIKDYFERKLAKKLNLLRVSAPLFVRTNTGLNDNLSGVERPVIFDMKNDSESNVEIVHSLAKWKRMALKRYNFEIGEGIYTDMDAIRRDEEFDNTHSIYVDQWDWEKIIDKKERNQEKLKEIVKLIYGICKDTEKYICGLYDHIEPILPEEIQFISSKELERLYPNLSPELRERKIAKEKKAVFIMEIGRNLESGEPHGMRSPDYDDWDLNGDIIFWNPVLNSEFEISSMGIRVDEEALKEQLRLSNCEDRKTLEYHELLLQDKLPLTVGGGIGQSRLCMFFLRKAHIGEVQSSIWPKWMVEECNKKNIILL from the coding sequence TTGGATACTAAATTAATTATACCAAGTAACTATAAACCAACATTAAACTTAAAACAAACAGAAATAGCTATAAAAACTATAAAAGATTATTTTGAAAGAAAATTGGCAAAAAAATTAAATTTATTAAGAGTATCAGCACCTTTATTTGTAAGAACAAATACTGGATTAAATGATAATTTATCTGGTGTAGAAAGACCAGTTATATTTGATATGAAAAATGATTCTGAGTCTAATGTAGAAATAGTTCATTCTCTTGCAAAATGGAAAAGAATGGCACTTAAGAGATACAATTTTGAAATTGGAGAAGGAATTTATACTGATATGGATGCAATAAGAAGAGATGAAGAATTTGATAACACTCATTCAATATATGTTGACCAGTGGGATTGGGAAAAAATAATAGATAAAAAAGAAAGAAATCAAGAAAAATTAAAGGAAATAGTAAAACTAATATATGGTATATGTAAGGATACAGAAAAATATATATGTGGTTTATATGATCATATAGAGCCTATTTTACCTGAAGAAATACAATTTATTTCTTCAAAAGAGTTAGAAAGATTATATCCTAATTTAAGTCCAGAATTAAGAGAGAGAAAAATAGCAAAGGAAAAAAAGGCTGTATTTATAATGGAAATAGGTAGAAATTTAGAGTCAGGTGAGCCACATGGGATGAGGTCTCCTGATTATGATGATTGGGATCTAAATGGTGATATAATATTCTGGAATCCAGTATTAAATAGTGAATTTGAAATATCTTCTATGGGTATAAGAGTTGATGAAGAAGCACTTAAAGAGCAATTAAGATTATCTAATTGTGAGGATAGAAAGACCCTTGAATATCATGAGTTATTATTACAAGATAAATTACCTCTTACTGTAGGGGGAGGAATAGGTCAATCGAGACTTTGTATGTTCTTTTTGAGAAAAGCTCATATTGGTGAGGTACAATCTTCTATTTGGCCTAAATGGATGGTAGAAGAATGTAATAAAAAAAATATAATATTATTATAA